The region TCCCTGCGGGAAACCGAGCGGCGCCTGCTGCGCCTGGGGGTAAACCCTGCGCAGCTGAGCGCGATTCTGGTGACCCACGAACATGCCGACCACGTGCATGGCGTGGGTTTGCTGTCTCGGCGCTACAATCTTCCGGTGTACCTGAGTCGCGGCACCTTGCGCGGGATGCGCAAACCCATAGAACCCGCAGGTTTCCTGGCCGGTGGCGAGACGCTGCAGATTGGTGCGTTGAGCATCAATGTGGTTGCCGTAGCGCACGACGCCCAGGAGCCGACGCAGTACGTATTCAGTGACGGTGAGCGGCGTTTCGGCGTGCTCACCGACCTGGGTTCCTACTGCTCAAAGGTACTGGACGGTTACCGTGATCTCGATGCGTTGATGATCGAGTCCAACCACTGCCGAGACCTGCTGGCACGTGGTCATTACCCGTACTTTCTCAA is a window of Pseudomonas antarctica DNA encoding:
- a CDS encoding MBL fold metallo-hydrolase gives rise to the protein MRFAVLGSGSQGNGTLVAHDDTYVLVDCGFSLRETERRLLRLGVNPAQLSAILVTHEHADHVHGVGLLSRRYNLPVYLSRGTLRGMRKPIEPAGFLAGGETLQIGALSINVVAVAHDAQEPTQYVFSDGERRFGVLTDLGSYCSKVLDGYRDLDALMIESNHCRDLLARGHYPYFLKQRVGGELGHLNNHQAAYLVYELGWQDLQHLVLAHLSSKNNLPQLARQCFVDTLGCDPDWLQLADQDSGLDWRHIA